The window AATCAAATGAATAACTCTGGTACTTGGGAGGTTTCATAAGGACGAACCCTCCATCATTCATTACGATTTTCTGGTATTTGATGGGTTGAACCAACCCTTTCACTGTCAATGGTTTGAAAGACGTGGTCATTTCAGCAGCACAAACATCAATTTCCTCTCTATCATGGCCATCTTCATGCTTTGGCCTTACTTCTTCCACCTCCACACGATGAATTGCGACTTTGTTTTTGTAAAAGGGAGGACCTTTGGAAGTATGCTTCACTTGCCGTTCTTCCAGCAGCAACCTTTCATACTTGGTGGCGGCGATTACCAACTCCTGTAACTCGTTGAATTAGTATCATAGAACCTTTTCCTCAAAGGTAATCTCAAAGCCCTTTGAGCAATTGATATAAGCTGAGCTTGGTTAACAGGGAATTGGTATCTCATTCTTTGCTTTCTAAACCTCATCATAAAATCCTCTGTGGACTCATGGTCGTATTGTTTGATTGCAACCAGGTCATTGATAGTCATTTCTAGCTCTATTCTGTAAAATTGTTCATGGAAGGCTATCTCTATCTGCCCTCAGTTGACAATAGAATTAGGGGGCAATAGAGAGTACCATTGAGATGCTAGCCCCGCCAATGAATTTCCAAACAACCTCAACATGTAGTTCGGGTTGTCTTCATATGCCACACAATGattggagaatttgaaaatgtgatctTTGGAGGATACACTGCCATATTCTCCTGTGAATGTTGGGAATGCAGGCATTTTGAAGTTGAGAGGAAATGGGTTTTGCTCATCAATGTATTCAGGATAAGGTTTTTGATAAGTAACCCTGAATACTGGACGAGCTCGTGGTTGAGCATTATGAGCCACCGTCCTCCTTAATTCAGCTAACTCCTCCCCCAGTTGCTGAGTAACTGTATTATCATGGAAGATAAAAGCAGACTCATTCTTTGGGCTTCAGTCAGTGCCCGCACCTGCTTCCTTATTTGATTCGGGCTTTCTCCAGTTGACTCATCCTCCTCCCTTATTAGCCAACGGGGGTGGCCTATAAGGAGGATGCTTATCTGAAGTTGCGAAGCTTTCTTTTCCACTGGATTCTCCAATCATTATGGGCATCCTATACTTTGGTCTTTGTTCACTCTGCTTcctattattaaatgataataatgggaagCTAGGGAATTCTTTCTCTAGAACCGGTTCAATCATGGGTTGACTTCCTTCAAgaacttcctttttctttcccctatcattttcttctttaaatAACGGAAATAGGGGAATAACTGGTTCACTTCCGGAGGTAGCTTGACTCATCACACTTCCTTAAGCACCTTTTGGGGTAGAGAACTCCAGATCTAATATCCTCTGTAGATTTCCTGTTAAGGTATAAAGTCTACTTACTTCTCATTTGGTTTCCAAAGAAATTCTTTCCATGCTTTTCAACACTTGTATCATAGTAGCCTGCAGTTCTTCATTAGTTCCTTTTCCTTCAAACCTTCCAGATGAAGTCGGGCTTTCCAGGACCACCTGTCctgatggagaagaagaattTCCTAGTTGATCTGTCATCTTTAGCAAAGGTTGAGATGATTCGTACTTTGTACTATTTCTGAAAGTTTTATGGCTTCTCTTCTTTGACATACAAGATTGAAATgaaatcccaccgggcgtgccaaaactatgttcgtctgGAGGAATTTTCGATGGGgacgtttcctggccgacgagcacacaactCATCGAGAGGTTAGCGCTTGTTGATTTTGTCTGTCAGACTTTTGCTTATTGGCGGGCTGTAAGAGAAAGACGTAGTTaattctgaaaggtgcctttgtggggccttaggtgtaggccttgaggctcataatcaaaactaactttaggtgttcaggcgtgccactgccatctttagcatgacagatgtaaaacagGTGTTTAGTTTTCATTGTATATGCCCGAGAGACCGAGTTAGctatgaaatgtgcctttgtcgggccttaggtgtaggccttgaggcttcccatcaaaactaaccaagtactcgaacatataGTGGTTGTTTCATTGTTGCAGAAGTATTACAACTGTTATCCCTTAATCGCCcgagcccgaagagcagaatgaactcagataggtgcctttgtagggccttagatataggccttgaggcttcccatcagagttaattctatactcaagcgttctatgacaatcataatataatataagTAAAACTGAGAAATAGGTTTattacttgcaccccaagtaacttcggacttcttgtttatcaaggactgtcgtggatgggttaagtccacataaagttctttttttatgccttgagaccaaggacttttaattgaTCAATCTTGTATGCCCGAAgggttagaacttagaagtcttttaatcacaaacttgctagaaataacttggatacagatggaagtatacatcatattactagataaaaagacaaaacaaagaaggtcgggcaaggttttcGCCTTGTCGgacaaggctgatcgtcttgcaacttcctctctttgtgatttacaaagggTTTGAATGCTAGAAGGGGAGATTGGAGGATGAGTTTACAGGAGGAAATAGATACTACGATAAGATTTagacagggtagcagagcttttacaaaggctttttTGGTAAAGGTTGATCctgaaagggatgaaggcttggtgctgactacagcttcgtatgcaaatctggcttgagcagagtttgtgtatttgtttgtttgattgagtgttaaTAATCCtgatttctccttctccttttatagacgatttGGCTTGGCTGTCTGCAGCATTattcttgcccgaatgcagctgaagggtagtgactcatcagctttttacttgtactacCATTAGAAAGTACTTTTGGGATGATTAGCTGgctagtctacaccacttgatcTCTAGGTAGGTGATTAAGTAGCTTAAGTGAGCTGCACTTAATCGGGAACgtggcttcttccttcttctgggATTCCGCTGGGCTCCAGTTCCCTTTCTTTTGGATCTGCTTTTGGATTAACCcccttttgagcccaaagttcaagttttaacccaaacagtaaGTAGATTCCCAACAATGTGTGATATTTTTCTTGTGCTCAAAACACATAGTAATTTTAAATATgattatgtaagtggtgaatttttttttaagtgtcccGTATTCTGGACATATTAgaaaagttcaacatcaacgtAAGTTATTATCCATTACTAAACAAATCAACAACCTTATTATCCACTGCCAAACAAACCTAAGTTATTATCCAATGctaaacaaataaacaagttGAAGTTCACAAATAGTTCTAGAAGTCAAACCACAAATTTAAGGATAATGCTACgggaaaccaaatttgcaaatcaaataatGAGTTATCaataggagagatttttcaatgtgaccgtcacacgaggtggtacacaacgtgtccctatataaatggtgggttatgtctgttaaaaggttaataacttaaaaattaaaattttccaccacttgcatAGAAACACGTAATGTACCGTTCTTGTtctcgtcacaactaaaaatttaccaataggaaataagcatgttaatcaacacttaaataataatctaataattaacaactacatcatttgatttgcaaatttaatttaaaaaatttggtgttCCATATTTAATCAAAAATCACAACCAAGACCATATGATTCTCTCACATAGACCGTTGATCACATATCAGACGTCAGACAAATTCCATAAAAACCCGGACCCCACATACTTTGAACAAGTCGACTTCTTCAACCTAAAGGTCgctttagagcaactccaccttAGGAAACCTCCCCCTAatctattcactatttaatccacccaatgaacagtaactgccttttgcatctccaccgttgcacttgaatagccctgacaatagacaataaaatattagttttttttaaataatacaaaataattttatttgtaatttcggataaattttttaatcgttctcgttgcaccacgtgtcattatccaaaaaaacaattattggtgatggatttcgataagatttttatccaatgtcgtcGTGCTACATGTCGTTACCTTTTCaaaatctttgaggatagatttcaatcagattttaaatcgttttcattgcgccacgtgtcattatataaaaaaaagataattattggtgatggatttcgataagatttttatcaaatgccattgtgccacgtgtcgttaccttttcataatctttgaggataaatttcgatcagatttttaatgaatgatggcatgccacgtggcactatctacaacctaatcctttatgaatcctccatataatccaccatccattcTCTGAAAtttcacaccaattttctcaagatctctatcattattcatagttttcacttccttcttcaccaaaatcaaaatttgtatcattattcatagtttctgctttctccttacaatgtcttcttcttcaaggatgatgtgggaaatcgatcagtaagaggaagaattgtttaaccaatcagaaggaatgttcaatcttTAGGTGGCctaaaatgagatggaagatgatgaggagcgtagaaggagagatgataAAGCAATAATGGGCAGAGCCTCACATTCTTGTCGAGTCATCTAAGCTGTGGGTCAGATCTGCAGGCCCAACCGTTCCgcaaaccttgatagaagcaggcaacgacgAGGTACATATCTCTTGGATGATTATTTTATCCGTAGTAGTGCATTCCTTGATATGTAgtttagacgtcgttttagaatggaacgacatttgttcaacaaaatcatgattgatGTTTGCTACCATGATttttactttgtgcaaaagaaagatgcttttggtgctatgggtctcattcctgagcaaaaaattactactgcattgcggatgcttgcatatggaacatctgcagaccaagtggataaGATAGTGAAGATGGGGAAATCAATCATTCTTGAGTCCCTTATGAGGTTTTGCGGAGCAATCGAATCTATATACACTGCATAGTACCTCTGAAAACTTACTCATATGGACTTGCAATGActtctgaagaagggcgagatgcgaggttttcatGGGATGATTGAAAGCATCGACtgtatgcactggacttggaaaaattgtccaagtgcaTAGCAAGACGCTTATGGGGATAGAAAAAgagcaaaaagtatcattttggaggcggtgtcatcttttgatacatggatttggcacgcaTTTTTCAGGATTCctggagctcaaaatgacctcaatgtccttacccaatccccagtgttcaacgatgtcctacaaggaaaggcaccaaaagtcacgtactTGGTCAACAGACGTAAGTACAACAGACCATACTACCTAGCAGACTGCATTTACCCAACGTGGTCaacgtttgtcaaaacagtgccacgtcctaaaagtgcaaaggaaaaacactttgcaagctgtcaagaggggtgcaggaagtatgtggagcgttgttttggtatcatTCAAGCTCGATGGGCGATTGTCAAGGGTGCTGCCAGAatgtttgatgtagagtcgtttcgatccatcatgatgacgtgcatcatttttcacaacatgattatggaagatgagtacgattatgatgccgttgatgaatatgagccagacacgatgaacaatttcaaaacacaaatatattgttCTCATGACGCCATCGAAGAACTcgtgcaacatgagccattagaaatggatggacgttacaatgaaagactcgttcaacgatatactgcacttcaagGGCCATATATGCATAATGCTCGACAAATTGACTTGATAAAGCACTAGTGACAATTGAAACAAGCTCAAGATACTTAAGTTCATgtagtgtgtttgtttttatttggtgtgtttatttaatttatttggtgtgttttttttagttcaattgagtttttttttatttggtatgtttatataattttatttggtgtgtttatgtcatTAGAATAAAGATTctcataatataaataaattaccaaattaaataaatttaatctcactttaaataaagtactaaattcaataaattggaaacaacataaaatacTCCATTtagtaaataataaattacaacccaaagtactctattcatcatcacttaaccaatttgtggtgttAGGATGATCTTttcttgtggtgctaggatgatcttctcttgtcatgctaggaccatctcctcttgctctcgcttctcttgcatgCCTCATTCGAACCACATCCGCTTTCTCCGACTTCCAAAAATGTTTAGAATTTGGAGATTTCCCTTCTAAAggcgtgttcataatgtcacgatctcgttgagCCATTCATTCTTCTTTAACatgttccctttcttgcctaagtagctatCTTTCTCTTTCATTAGCTAGAAATGCTCTTTCAAcagctgcagcttttgcctcatctatagccttatcagcctcaaatttcgCCATTTCCCAGGCCAAACTCAATTCACCTTgcgagcaagttcttccatatactttgcataatcattcttggaagcacttcattttctctttgaagccttcttaccttgaggcctaattggaaaACGGGTCGAGCCCGACACTTGTTCAGGGGGTGTTTTGGGCACTTCTTCTGCGTCATCTTCATGAACATGCCTACCGATTGAatgatcgggtgtagagtgtAAAGGGGTGCTGTTCATGAAAACTTCTGGACTGACATgcacaactctgaatttaggacaattttgacaatattccaacatacCCACtgggtgaatgatttgtttttgcttttggttttagCATTATACCAAGCTTGTACTTGACGTTACTACACAATGcgggagaagaaataattataatgaaagtaggtaacaaataaataatacaaacaaataattataatcaaagtagctaacaaataaataatacaaacaaacaaacaaacaaataaataatatattgttacatgATCCGttaaattttccccacttcgaagattaccactagcttgtttcaaagtgtctctccac is drawn from Malus domestica chromosome 14, GDT2T_hap1 and contains these coding sequences:
- the LOC139191120 gene encoding uncharacterized protein, yielding MERHLFNKIMIDVCYHDFYFVQKKDAFGAMGLIPEQKITTALRMLAYGTSADQVDKIVKMGKSIILESLMRIPGAQNDLNVLTQSPVFNDVLQGKAPKVTYLVNRRKYNRPYYLADCIYPTWSTFVKTVPRPKSAKEKHFASCQEGCRKYVERCFGIIQARWAIVKGAARMFDVESFRSIMMTCIIFHNMIMEDEYDYDAVDEYEPDTMNNFKTQIYCSHDAIEELVQHEPLEMDGRYNERLVQRYTALQGPYMHNARQIDLIKH